The following proteins are encoded in a genomic region of Candidatus Edwardsbacteria bacterium:
- a CDS encoding DUF4846 domain-containing protein, with protein sequence MVPSICQARGLKDVPTPSGYARVQYADSSYSGWIQRLPIKDDDVILGYDGEPVISSFYSVLAVVDMPMLFSRDLEQCADWCFRFRAEYFKQTKRLKQLYLFDYNGKRRYYRDSGQTYKGFLRWTMGNANSYSLKKGCRTVAETDLRPGDMLVQNQTGGVGHVSVVMDVCRDDKGNERYLIGYSFMPAQQFHIERAGGDKGKKGWFSIPEYRQYLRLYLDFGDPIYKRF encoded by the coding sequence ATGGTGCCTTCTATCTGCCAAGCAAGGGGCCTAAAAGATGTACCAACTCCCTCCGGATATGCGCGGGTGCAATATGCCGACAGCTCGTATTCTGGCTGGATTCAGAGGCTTCCGATAAAAGATGACGATGTTATCTTGGGATACGATGGGGAGCCGGTCATTTCGTCCTTTTACAGCGTTCTGGCGGTGGTTGATATGCCAATGCTGTTCAGCCGGGACCTGGAGCAGTGTGCGGACTGGTGCTTCAGGTTCCGGGCGGAGTATTTTAAACAGACCAAAAGGCTGAAACAACTCTACCTTTTTGATTATAACGGAAAACGTAGGTACTACCGGGATAGCGGCCAGACATACAAGGGGTTTCTAAGATGGACCATGGGCAACGCAAATTCCTATTCCTTGAAAAAGGGTTGCCGAACGGTTGCGGAGACAGATTTGCGGCCGGGGGACATGCTGGTGCAAAATCAAACCGGAGGGGTGGGACATGTTTCGGTGGTGATGGATGTTTGCCGGGATGACAAGGGGAACGAGCGCTATCTTATAGGCTACAGTTTTATGCCGGCCCAGCAGTTTCACATAGAAAGAGCCGGGGGCGACAAGGGAAAGAAAGGCTGGTTCTCGATACCGGAATACAGACAATACCTAAGGCTTTATTTGGATTTTGGGGACCCGATATATAAAAGATTCTAA
- a CDS encoding TldD/PmbA family protein, which yields MEKLLEMAKKAADQAEIYSAENISNVVSFQDAKLYKIETNFLSGISLRIIKDGRLGFAYTRNLIDRQEFLDNALHSLEGGVEAPYDLPDTKATKNLDTYDPKIKTTTSSELIDEAQRICDTLKSKAKAEIRAVAFTEQDSLRILNSQGTDISRQSSIAGTYGSTIFPGSGSGIDRQHQNKRLEKMPEALITEIIELFGKGQKTIEPKGGRMKVLFMPDSMITLLWRITSGLSGRSIYENISPIAGKTGQKIFSQKLTITDDPLNDNYPLARAFDDEGVACNQLTLIDQGVLKSFYYDLKYAKKLEVPSTGHGYRSGPWGGDPVTTKPGPFPAHLFIKPGNAALAKLISMMDRGIIVEGALGAHSGNIPNGDYSIGVGPGLYVENGQIVGQIKDAMVTGNIYETLTNVVELGDTLYPSFGGAWVPPLLCEGVSVTTKKQ from the coding sequence ATGGAAAAGCTTTTGGAAATGGCCAAAAAGGCTGCTGACCAGGCCGAGATTTACTCAGCAGAAAATATTTCTAATGTGGTATCCTTTCAGGACGCCAAGCTGTATAAGATAGAAACCAATTTTCTGTCCGGCATCTCATTGCGGATAATCAAGGACGGCCGGCTGGGTTTTGCCTATACCCGGAACTTGATCGACCGCCAGGAGTTTTTGGACAATGCTTTGCATTCTCTGGAGGGCGGAGTGGAGGCTCCGTACGATCTACCGGACACCAAAGCCACCAAAAACCTTGATACCTATGACCCGAAAATAAAGACCACAACCAGTAGCGAATTGATAGATGAAGCCCAACGAATCTGCGATACTCTCAAATCCAAGGCAAAAGCCGAGATAAGGGCTGTTGCCTTTACCGAGCAGGATTCACTGCGAATATTAAACAGCCAAGGCACGGACATCAGCCGGCAGAGCTCCATTGCCGGAACCTACGGCAGTACCATCTTCCCAGGTTCGGGCAGCGGGATAGACAGGCAACATCAGAATAAGCGGCTGGAAAAAATGCCGGAGGCCCTGATCACAGAAATAATCGAACTATTTGGTAAGGGACAGAAGACGATCGAACCAAAAGGCGGCAGGATGAAGGTTCTGTTCATGCCCGACAGCATGATCACCCTGCTATGGCGGATCACCAGCGGTCTCAGCGGCCGCAGCATTTACGAGAATATTTCTCCTATCGCCGGCAAGACGGGACAAAAGATATTCAGCCAGAAACTGACCATCACCGATGATCCCCTGAACGACAACTATCCCCTGGCCCGGGCCTTTGACGATGAGGGGGTGGCCTGCAACCAGCTGACGCTGATCGACCAGGGGGTATTAAAAAGTTTCTACTACGACCTTAAGTATGCCAAAAAGCTGGAAGTTCCCTCTACGGGTCACGGCTACCGGAGCGGCCCCTGGGGCGGAGATCCCGTCACCACCAAGCCGGGACCGTTCCCGGCACACCTTTTCATCAAGCCCGGAAACGCTGCATTGGCCAAACTGATCTCGATGATGGATCGAGGCATCATTGTCGAAGGGGCGCTGGGAGCCCATAGCGGGAACATTCCCAACGGGGATTACTCGATTGGGGTCGGTCCGGGGCTGTATGTGGAGAACGGCCAGATAGTGGGCCAAATCAAAGATGCCATGGTGACAGGGAATATCTACGAAACACTGACCAATGTGGTAGAGCTGGGAGACACCCTGTATCCGTCGTTCGGCGGAGCCTGGGTTCCTCCACTGCTGTGCGAGGGGGTTTCCGTCACAACCAAAAAACAATAA
- a CDS encoding bifunctional helix-turn-helix transcriptional regulator/GNAT family N-acetyltransferase, which produces MTELIKRLGELAAASRIKRLGESLMHDVGQVYKEQGLDFEPKWFLIFYQLTRQPAMSVTELAREVGITYPAVNQLAAEMARAGLVDSMGDPKDKRKRLISLTEKGRSLMTSIKPLWKVIETSTSELLGELDCNFLQMIGQIEDALEHKSMYQRVAEKIKSRQYKEVDIVEFKTKYKEPFYQLNQQWLEEYFTVEPADESLLLHPEANIIKPGGKILFAVIGGKAIGTVALINKGKGKYELAKLAVAPEFRGRMVGKKLVLAAIKESTALKAKILLVRTNPRLDSANRLYRSMGFKYSGNDHSGDYQRSTIVLTLTLK; this is translated from the coding sequence GTGACCGAATTGATAAAAAGACTGGGCGAACTGGCTGCGGCCAGCCGCATTAAGCGATTGGGTGAAAGCCTGATGCACGATGTGGGGCAGGTGTATAAAGAGCAGGGGCTTGATTTTGAACCCAAGTGGTTCCTGATCTTCTATCAACTGACCCGGCAACCGGCGATGTCGGTTACCGAGCTGGCCAGGGAGGTGGGCATCACCTATCCGGCGGTCAACCAGCTGGCGGCCGAGATGGCCAGAGCGGGGTTGGTGGATTCGATGGGCGACCCAAAGGACAAAAGGAAAAGGCTTATATCCTTGACCGAAAAGGGCCGGTCCCTGATGACCTCCATAAAACCGTTGTGGAAGGTCATTGAAACAAGCACCTCTGAATTGCTGGGAGAACTGGATTGTAATTTTCTGCAAATGATCGGTCAGATAGAGGATGCCCTGGAACATAAAAGCATGTATCAACGGGTAGCGGAGAAAATAAAAAGCCGCCAGTATAAGGAGGTCGATATCGTTGAATTCAAAACAAAATATAAAGAACCCTTTTATCAGTTGAACCAGCAGTGGTTGGAGGAATACTTCACCGTTGAGCCGGCTGATGAAAGCCTGTTGTTGCACCCAGAGGCCAATATCATCAAGCCCGGAGGAAAAATATTGTTTGCCGTCATTGGCGGAAAAGCAATCGGCACCGTGGCCCTTATAAATAAAGGAAAAGGCAAATACGAGCTGGCCAAATTGGCGGTAGCCCCGGAATTCCGGGGAAGAATGGTGGGCAAAAAACTGGTCTTGGCCGCAATCAAAGAATCTACGGCCCTAAAGGCAAAAATATTGCTGGTCCGTACAAATCCCAGATTGGACTCGGCTAATCGGCTGTACCGCAGCATGGGCTTCAAATATTCCGGAAACGACCATAGTGGCGACTATCAGCGGTCAACGATCGTATTGACCCTCACCCTAAAATAA
- a CDS encoding S41 family peptidase: protein MMRKTFFLILIAVMLPGLAPALPATQTAIDKAIRKSVVDSVSKLLADNYVFPDKAKAMSALLRKNLKVGTYDRLSNPEEFAERLTNDLRSVTKDRHLAVIYGPQRIAQMRCDTINGETLPEVIRAHQRDNFGFRKVELMPGNVGYIDFRMFDNTQLPGAGAAAVSAMNFIANAQAVIFDLRRNGGGCPEMIQLISTYLFEGEAHLNDLYLRPSNLTQQYWILPWVPGPRLAKVPVYILTSNYTFSGAEEFSNNLRELRRATIVGQTTGGGAHPVDFKILNDLFILKVSIGRAINPISKNNWEGTGVQPHVKVPADSALDIAYLMALDTLLKSAIDPGEKQELSSIRTIKQAALAAVNVPAELLQRYAGSYGLRTISLAEGQLYYRREQGPKWKLLPLSEKNFVVDEVGGQVLFRVDDAGTVAGFDLIRAPGDTVRCLRQ from the coding sequence ATGATGCGAAAAACATTTTTTCTCATTTTGATCGCAGTAATGTTGCCGGGGCTGGCCCCGGCCCTGCCGGCAACACAGACAGCTATTGACAAGGCCATCAGAAAATCGGTGGTCGACTCGGTTTCCAAACTGCTGGCGGATAACTATGTTTTCCCCGACAAGGCCAAGGCCATGTCGGCATTACTGCGGAAGAATCTCAAAGTCGGCACTTATGATCGATTATCCAATCCGGAGGAATTCGCCGAGCGTCTTACCAACGACCTGCGGTCAGTAACTAAGGACCGCCATCTGGCGGTGATATATGGTCCGCAACGAATTGCCCAAATGCGCTGCGATACCATAAATGGAGAAACCCTCCCGGAGGTCATCCGGGCCCACCAGCGCGATAATTTCGGATTTCGAAAGGTTGAACTGATGCCAGGGAACGTCGGATACATAGATTTTAGGATGTTCGACAATACACAGCTGCCAGGGGCCGGTGCGGCTGCGGTGTCAGCCATGAATTTTATAGCCAATGCCCAGGCAGTCATCTTCGATCTGCGCCGAAACGGCGGGGGATGTCCCGAGATGATCCAGCTCATAAGCACCTACCTGTTCGAGGGCGAGGCCCACCTCAACGATCTTTACCTCCGTCCCTCCAATCTTACCCAACAGTATTGGATACTTCCCTGGGTGCCGGGGCCGCGCTTGGCCAAAGTGCCGGTCTATATTCTGACCAGTAACTATACTTTCTCGGGGGCCGAGGAGTTCTCTAATAACCTGCGGGAACTGAGGCGGGCCACCATCGTCGGCCAGACCACCGGAGGTGGCGCTCATCCGGTCGACTTTAAGATACTCAATGACCTTTTCATACTAAAGGTATCGATCGGCCGGGCCATAAACCCTATATCGAAAAACAACTGGGAGGGCACCGGGGTCCAGCCCCATGTCAAAGTACCGGCCGACAGCGCCCTTGATATCGCCTACCTGATGGCCCTGGATACATTGCTCAAGTCTGCCATCGATCCCGGCGAAAAACAGGAACTATCCTCCATCAGGACCATCAAACAGGCTGCACTTGCAGCGGTAAATGTTCCGGCAGAGCTGCTGCAGCGGTACGCCGGAAGCTACGGCCTTAGGACCATCAGCCTTGCGGAGGGCCAGCTTTACTACCGGCGCGAACAGGGCCCCAAATGGAAACTGCTTCCCCTGTCGGAGAAAAATTTCGTGGTTGACGAGGTGGGCGGGCAGGTACTGTTCAGGGTCGATGATGCCGGAACGGTGGCCGGATTTGACCTGATTCGCGCTCCAGGCGATACTGTTCGCTGTCTGCGACAGTAG
- a CDS encoding TldD/PmbA family protein, protein MFEILEKILAGAGGDFADIRYEVMQETAISFSGKELTTLSTNSTDGYVVRTLDKGGMATVAFTKQAEAGQAIKSAIENARLFAKNTAKPIQLAKTKVVQDTVSPKLGEDPRQLSMAEKLELVRKYNDIPLAQPKVVNTTIGYSEVHRRKYYLNSEGSRIQEDLVTTSVRGLITAKEGNLTQNIRVAVGGSDGFGSIRGQEQHFEKQTKLVLDLLQAQPVKSGVYRCIINPSLAGVFAHEAFGHFSEADIIETLPAMRQRMKLGTRLGSGILNIIDDATRPGQLGFYKYDDEGVLVRPTQLIKNGVLVGRLHSRRTAAEFGEPLSGHCVAEDYRYAPIVRMGTIYIEPGENSFNDLLRITGDGLYLLDAKGGQTAGENFTFGANYGYEVKNGRVGRMVRDINISGNLYQTLMDIQAVGNDLELSKTGGCGKGQTNIRSCNGGPHIIIDNLVVGGI, encoded by the coding sequence ATGTTCGAGATTCTAGAAAAAATTCTGGCCGGGGCAGGAGGCGATTTTGCAGACATCCGCTACGAAGTGATGCAAGAGACCGCTATCAGTTTCAGCGGCAAGGAATTGACCACCCTGTCAACCAACTCCACCGACGGCTATGTGGTCCGGACCCTCGACAAAGGGGGCATGGCCACGGTGGCTTTTACCAAGCAGGCCGAAGCCGGACAGGCAATCAAATCAGCGATAGAAAATGCCAGGCTTTTTGCTAAAAATACGGCGAAACCGATACAACTGGCCAAGACCAAAGTCGTCCAAGATACAGTTTCACCGAAACTGGGCGAGGATCCACGGCAGCTATCCATGGCCGAAAAACTGGAGCTGGTGAGAAAGTATAATGATATTCCGCTGGCGCAGCCGAAAGTGGTCAATACCACTATCGGATACAGCGAGGTCCACCGGAGGAAGTATTACCTGAACAGCGAGGGCAGCCGGATCCAGGAGGACCTAGTGACCACCAGCGTCCGGGGCTTGATCACCGCCAAGGAAGGAAATCTTACCCAGAATATCCGGGTAGCCGTGGGCGGCAGCGACGGTTTCGGCAGCATCCGGGGTCAAGAGCAGCATTTTGAAAAACAGACAAAACTGGTATTGGACCTGCTGCAGGCCCAACCGGTAAAAAGCGGGGTCTATCGATGCATCATCAACCCAAGCTTGGCCGGCGTTTTTGCCCACGAGGCTTTTGGCCACTTTTCGGAAGCCGACATAATTGAGACCTTGCCGGCCATGAGACAGAGAATGAAGCTGGGGACCCGGCTGGGAAGCGGGATCCTCAATATCATCGACGATGCCACCCGGCCAGGACAGCTGGGGTTCTACAAATACGATGACGAAGGGGTCCTGGTGCGGCCGACCCAGCTGATCAAGAATGGGGTGCTGGTCGGCAGGCTGCACTCCAGGAGAACCGCAGCCGAATTCGGAGAACCGCTCAGCGGGCATTGCGTGGCCGAAGATTACCGGTATGCTCCCATCGTTCGCATGGGCACCATTTACATAGAGCCGGGAGAAAATAGCTTTAACGACTTGCTTCGGATAACAGGCGACGGGCTGTACCTGCTGGACGCCAAGGGCGGCCAGACAGCCGGGGAGAATTTTACCTTCGGGGCCAATTACGGCTACGAGGTCAAGAACGGCAGGGTCGGCCGGATGGTCCGGGATATAAATATCTCCGGCAACCTTTACCAAACATTGATGGACATCCAGGCGGTGGGCAACGATCTGGAACTTTCCAAGACCGGCGGCTGCGGCAAGGGGCAGACCAATATCCGTTCCTGCAACGGCGGCCCGCACATCATCATCGATAACCTGGTAGTGGGAGGCATTTAA
- a CDS encoding branched-chain amino acid aminotransferase → MDIKKTLLSEDKLKPLFQDPLKLVFGRNFTDHMFTMEYTIDKGWHNAEIKPYQPLMLDPAANVLHYSQEVFEGQKAYKSPKDEILLFRPQENAKRINHSLKRMCMPEIPEEIYLQAECELLKLEERWIPTAVGASLYIRPAVISTEAALGVKPADRYLFFIILSPVGPYFQEGFNPVGLWVSDSYTRAAQGGTGEAKTGGNYAGTLLASKIAKDKGCSQVLWLDAVEHKYIEEVGAMNIFFIIDNKLVTPKLSGSILQGITRKSVLQIAEDLGIVPQERQIPIDELIEGINNKKVTEAFGAGTAAVISPVSRINYKDNEYVISQETGPWAKIFFDTLTGIQYGEKEDKYGWVYRVK, encoded by the coding sequence ATGGATATCAAAAAGACGCTTTTATCGGAAGATAAGCTGAAGCCATTGTTTCAAGATCCTCTAAAACTGGTTTTCGGAAGAAATTTCACCGATCACATGTTCACCATGGAATATACCATTGATAAGGGCTGGCATAATGCCGAGATAAAGCCCTATCAGCCATTGATGCTTGATCCCGCCGCCAATGTTCTTCACTATAGCCAGGAGGTTTTCGAAGGTCAAAAGGCCTATAAGTCCCCCAAGGATGAGATTCTATTGTTTCGGCCACAGGAAAACGCCAAGCGCATTAACCACTCCCTTAAAAGAATGTGCATGCCGGAGATCCCGGAGGAGATATATTTACAAGCGGAGTGCGAGTTGTTGAAACTGGAGGAACGGTGGATCCCCACGGCCGTGGGGGCCTCTTTATATATCCGCCCGGCGGTCATCAGCACCGAGGCCGCGTTGGGGGTAAAACCCGCCGATAGGTATCTTTTCTTCATCATCCTTTCTCCGGTGGGTCCGTATTTTCAGGAGGGTTTCAACCCGGTGGGGCTTTGGGTCAGCGACAGCTACACCCGGGCAGCCCAGGGCGGCACCGGCGAAGCCAAGACCGGCGGGAATTATGCCGGCACCCTGCTGGCTTCCAAAATTGCCAAGGACAAGGGCTGCAGCCAGGTATTGTGGCTGGACGCAGTGGAGCACAAATATATCGAAGAAGTGGGGGCCATGAATATATTTTTCATAATCGACAACAAGCTGGTAACCCCAAAACTCTCCGGAAGCATCCTGCAGGGCATCACCCGCAAATCGGTGCTCCAGATAGCCGAGGACCTGGGGATCGTTCCCCAGGAACGGCAGATCCCGATCGACGAACTGATAGAGGGCATCAATAACAAAAAAGTTACCGAGGCTTTTGGCGCCGGCACCGCGGCGGTGATAAGTCCGGTGAGCAGGATAAATTATAAAGACAATGAATATGTCATCTCACAAGAAACGGGGCCGTGGGCAAAAATATTCTTCGATACCCTGACCGGGATACAATACGGGGAAAAAGAGGACAAGTACGGCTGGGTTTACAGGGTGAAGTAA
- a CDS encoding LiaF-related protein, translated as MRMGFIFTGVFWGVVLILIGLGVIINVVFGIKIPVFRTLFALFLIYLGLQMLTGISLWNKSKKTAVFEEKTVEVTTASDKYDVIFGKGEIDLSGIELKDQNVRVDINTIFGGSVIKIDPAVPTKIVASSAFGGVHLPDGNVVAFGQYTYKTDNFKSSERHLLIHATVVFGGIEFVAKQ; from the coding sequence ATGAGAATGGGGTTTATATTTACCGGCGTCTTTTGGGGGGTGGTGCTTATCCTGATAGGTTTGGGCGTGATAATCAATGTGGTATTCGGGATAAAGATACCCGTCTTCAGGACCTTATTTGCCTTGTTCCTGATCTACCTGGGCCTTCAGATGTTGACCGGGATCTCTCTTTGGAACAAAAGCAAAAAAACAGCAGTATTCGAGGAAAAGACCGTCGAAGTTACCACGGCCTCAGACAAGTACGATGTGATCTTTGGCAAGGGGGAGATCGACCTTTCCGGCATAGAGCTTAAGGATCAGAATGTTAGGGTGGACATCAACACCATCTTCGGCGGGTCGGTAATTAAGATCGATCCCGCCGTTCCCACCAAGATCGTCGCCAGTTCGGCCTTCGGCGGGGTCCATCTGCCGGACGGCAATGTGGTGGCCTTCGGTCAATACACATATAAAACAGACAATTTTAAAAGTTCGGAGAGGCACCTGCTGATCCATGCAACGGTGGTTTTTGGCGGCATAGAGTTCGTTGCAAAACAATAG
- a CDS encoding DUF5916 domain-containing protein: protein MAQEEGSRVQKSVDIRQTEVAPKIDGIIEDLWLSADSATGFVQHIPYEKTAPTERTVVYLLQDAENLYVAFRCLADKNPPVACFTKDEDYVTIKIDPFGSRTGGYFFLVFGSGLFWDGLIMDDGRSQDLSWEGVWDNAVRMYPDKMEVEMKIPFKTLRYKKGLGNWGVQFARHIATNREDDYWTEVTQKDDDLVSRWGVAQNINPQASGYYFELYPEGFLRYEDFKGRTTARKVNGSLTAKWDLTPQTSINATAYPDFAQIESDPSSVNLSRYPTYLQEQRPFFVEGREIFRFSEFQGSGFFQPLNIFYSRRVGKSIDGGAVPIIGGLKLTHKTEDWNIGALAAYTEKYDYSYWGLPLTEPERKFGVLRATRRVLNNSDIGLLFSGMSANADEYNYAAGLDASLRKGPNQLIMQGAFSDESGKKGMAISTGFRGFIDKFLIMSAYEAVDDSFSVEGIGYVPWAGRQRALFIGGPFWTFKQGALRNLYIAPGIARMREPGCPEWSTAGYFSINPNWRNNWGANLELNYGRNYELIYNPFVGREECINYISRDMSFNFWGFLMGNNINGGCDYNYSYNYARNYLAYQGSNWLTFSYSIISPLSTTLTSMLWVEWDPGKEIVAMTPIFRPRMDYRITAKMTLSVFNEMVGATPESNFEKTRLYSDRFGLLYSWNFSPKSWLYVALNDYNSLDYTTNPEGVMTQKYAIGAIKAKYLLYF, encoded by the coding sequence ATGGCACAGGAGGAAGGCTCGAGGGTGCAAAAAAGCGTCGATATCCGGCAAACCGAGGTCGCGCCGAAGATAGACGGGATCATAGAAGACCTGTGGCTGTCGGCCGATTCGGCCACCGGTTTCGTCCAGCATATTCCGTATGAAAAGACCGCTCCGACCGAGCGGACGGTGGTCTACCTGCTTCAGGATGCCGAAAATCTATATGTGGCATTTCGCTGCCTTGCAGACAAAAATCCACCGGTGGCCTGCTTCACCAAGGACGAGGACTATGTGACCATCAAGATTGATCCTTTCGGCAGCCGGACCGGCGGGTATTTCTTTTTGGTTTTCGGCAGCGGCCTTTTCTGGGACGGTCTGATCATGGACGACGGACGCAGCCAGGACCTTTCCTGGGAGGGGGTCTGGGATAATGCGGTAAGGATGTACCCCGACAAAATGGAGGTGGAGATGAAGATCCCCTTCAAGACATTGCGCTATAAAAAGGGCTTGGGAAACTGGGGCGTTCAGTTCGCCCGGCACATCGCCACCAATCGCGAGGATGACTACTGGACCGAGGTCACCCAAAAGGACGATGATCTGGTGTCTCGTTGGGGGGTGGCCCAGAACATCAACCCCCAGGCTTCGGGATATTATTTCGAGCTGTATCCCGAAGGGTTTTTACGCTATGAGGATTTTAAGGGAAGAACAACCGCCAGGAAAGTCAACGGCAGCCTGACCGCCAAGTGGGATCTGACCCCGCAGACCAGCATCAATGCCACGGCCTACCCCGATTTTGCCCAGATAGAATCAGATCCGTCCTCGGTCAATCTTTCCCGCTATCCCACCTACCTGCAGGAACAACGACCGTTCTTTGTGGAGGGGCGGGAGATATTCCGCTTTTCGGAATTCCAGGGCAGCGGTTTCTTCCAGCCGCTCAATATTTTTTATTCCCGCCGGGTGGGGAAGTCCATCGACGGCGGTGCGGTGCCGATCATCGGAGGATTGAAGTTGACCCACAAAACCGAAGATTGGAATATTGGCGCTCTGGCGGCGTATACCGAGAAATATGATTATTCCTATTGGGGCCTGCCGCTGACAGAGCCGGAAAGGAAATTTGGCGTTTTGCGGGCGACCAGAAGGGTATTAAACAACTCTGATATTGGATTGCTGTTTAGCGGCATGTCTGCCAATGCGGATGAATACAATTACGCAGCAGGCCTGGATGCATCTTTGCGCAAAGGGCCAAACCAATTGATCATGCAGGGGGCTTTCAGCGACGAGTCGGGCAAAAAGGGGATGGCGATAAGCACCGGATTCCGCGGGTTCATCGACAAGTTCTTGATCATGTCGGCATACGAGGCGGTGGATGACTCTTTCTCCGTAGAGGGTATCGGTTATGTGCCCTGGGCCGGAAGGCAGCGGGCATTATTCATCGGGGGGCCATTTTGGACATTCAAACAGGGAGCGTTACGTAATCTTTACATTGCTCCGGGCATTGCCCGGATGCGGGAGCCGGGCTGTCCCGAATGGTCAACCGCCGGTTATTTTTCCATCAATCCAAACTGGAGGAATAACTGGGGGGCAAATCTCGAGCTGAACTATGGTAGAAATTACGAATTGATCTACAATCCCTTTGTTGGCAGGGAAGAATGCATAAACTATATCAGCCGCGACATGAGTTTCAATTTTTGGGGCTTTTTGATGGGGAACAACATCAACGGGGGCTGCGATTACAATTACAGTTACAATTACGCCAGGAATTACCTGGCATACCAGGGGTCGAACTGGCTGACATTCAGTTATTCCATCATCTCGCCCTTAAGCACCACCCTGACCTCCATGTTATGGGTGGAATGGGATCCCGGCAAAGAGATCGTAGCCATGACCCCGATATTCCGCCCCAGGATGGATTACCGGATAACCGCTAAAATGACGCTTTCGGTATTCAACGAGATGGTAGGCGCCACCCCGGAAAGCAATTTCGAAAAGACCCGTCTTTATTCGGATCGTTTTGGGCTTTTATATTCCTGGAACTTCTCCCCCAAGAGCTGGCTGTACGTGGCTTTGAACGATTACAATTCGCTTGATTATACAACCAATCCTGAAGGAGTAATGACACAAAAGTACGCCATTGGCGCAATTAAGGCTAAATATCTGCTTTATTTTTAA